Genomic segment of Juglans microcarpa x Juglans regia isolate MS1-56 chromosome 7S, Jm3101_v1.0, whole genome shotgun sequence:
ttgatcacATTcactaaattttaataaaatcaatttctaagagtttttcaagttttaatttttttaaaaataaattttacatccaaatataaacaaaatcacCATAGCCAACtccttgggaaaaaaaataggaatatttaaatttcaacTAACAAATAATGTatgtattaagttaaaaaatgaagaattttgatctacaaacttattttataaagataagGTCACAAACTAACCTGACTTTTTATTATAGTAAATCAGATCGTAAAGCTATATTATTGTAAAAGAAATCAAACATATGAAATTTATCAATGTCAATTTATAGATTGTACTTTTGTGAGATTTCTTTAAGAATTTAACATTGAAAACTAAACACTAAATTAAAGAATGTTATGCCATTTAATTTGTATTAATAAGtcttacaaatataaaaagattatacaaatataaacacataaattgatataacCTCATGTaatctattagatctactttataataaaaataattttacaatctgacgtaccgcattaagtcatatcaatttatgattttagttttatataatatctttgtaattaaagtatttatcCTTTATAGACTATATCATGAGCATGTCTAGAGAAATCAAGTCTTAAATCCAATCCTCTTATTAAAAGAAACCCAATGTGTTTCGTTTGCTTCATTTAGTTGTGACAATGGACTAGATTATATATGGCGTATGCTCCTCACTTGAGAGAATTTGTATCATTTTACAGCCTCAGAGACTTTAAGACTATGTTTGGGTActaagagtacctcaagtactctcactactattctttactttattattacttttcatatacttcttttactattcattactttttacctactattcattattctattattactttttcattactttttcactactattcacaaacattctcaacatttttcaagtattctcactacgCAAACAGAGTGagaatattctcaacactttaAATGTAATCTTTCCttcatatattatcatatttatttaaaagataatataatttttgtgacGATTGTTTTGTTCTCCATTGTTAATTAagtaataaaatctacttttgaGTGaagtggcaatatgtgacatgactCATTAAttcaacacgaacacgacacgataaaagtggGTAAAGATTTAGTCTTAATGGATTCAGATCAAAATAGATTGACCTATTAAGACATGATGATTGCTTAACGAGTTGATAACATGTCAATCCATTTTGATCTATTATAACTTGTTAATAaggttaaaattataattatacccttatagttatttttatattctttatagatattgtgatttaaatatttatataaaattatgctaaaattAAGTAGGTCAAACATGTTAATTTCGGAtttgttcaacccatttatataaacaGGTCAAAATGGGTTGGCACGACACAatccgttatgttaatggatcgtgttagggtttgagattttgacacgataagcttaacgagACGGATTAGGATTGacttatatagtataatatacatattttgacACAACACGAATACGACCTGTTAACACGATTTGATACTCTTACTTTTGAGTAATAAAAAATGTAGAgatcgaaaaaataaaaaataaaatcctcaaaaaattaattttttaaagcaaatcctatttttttttttcgacaaTTGAATAATGTAAAAAGTGCGGTTATATATCAGGCGCACTCTTCGCACactttacatgatttttttcttttttgttaactcagcatataaaatatgttatggCTATAagctgatgtaaataattttattactgtaaatatcatttatctgttaaaaaaaaaaaaccttcgtGGACACGTTCAAGGCTCATGCCCTCTCAACTTGTCTTCTTTGTCTCCTAGTAACAGCCGATCGGACTGTAGAGCGCAATCTGACGCCATTGCCAAAGTTTGCTCTCCCCGTCGGACTCATCAAAGCACAACAGCAATCGACGATCGTTATGTTAGTCCGCAGTGAATCATCTGTATAAAGAGAGGTTGCTAAGCTTTGCTTTTCTGGGTAACAAATTTTATGGAGAGGGGTGTACAGAGATGGGTAGTAGACATATCGAAGTGGGAACCATCTCCCCACGACTTCTCCTctgccctctctctccttcctcaaCATGAACACTTCTTCATCACCAGGTTAGCTTTCCTttcctcttctctctttcactctctgtttggttgctgagaaactAGAACAAGAATATGCATCAGACCAAGTCAATTGGGGTTGTGAAATTGTTGAGTGTTCAGTGCTTATGGGTGTTCTAGGTTCTGCCTTTTCTCAGTGATCAAACGATTTGTCTTCGAAACTCGTACTTAGCTCTCTTTCCGTCCTTCAATCAGAATTTTTGTTCATAATTATGAACTAAAGCTCTGTTTGGTTACTGGGgaaattttattcaagaaataaTTTTGCTTCTTTCCTATTTTTGTCCGCAATCAAACATgtgatagatatataaattatgtgCTTCAATTATCTTCGAGTTTGATTTTCCTATCAGTACAATATAGGGGTCAGTTTTGTTCAGTTATTTCATGACCTTTAAATGTGCCTGCATACTTGTAGATTTATAAGAATGGAGGACAGAAAACGGGCACTTGTGAGCAGATTCCTTCAATATGCTCTTGTACATGAATTGCTGGGAATCCCATTTGATGAAATCACCATAAATCGCACTGTGGAGGGCAAGCCATACCTGGTATAACTAAAgttaacaaattttattttatttttcttttccatttaatTGGGTGTTTTGAGTATGTGAACACGCTCATGCGTATGTGGTACTTATCATGTTACCAAATTTGGTGATTGGTTTGGCATCATTACTTTTCTCCAGGCACACTTCTTGTAGCTCTTTTTGCTTGCTTGCACTCCAGTACCATAATTGTATTTACTATCATATTGATGctattcttttctctcttttttacttttacagGAATATGATAAAGTTGGCTTGGAATTtcccaattttaatttcaatgtaTCCCATCATGGCGACTTTGTGGCTATAGCGTCTGAACCTTTGTGCCTTGTAGGGTTGGATATTGTCTCTTGTGTCATTCCCCTGAAGGAGACAGTTTTAGACTTTGTTCAAAACTTCTCCTCATACTTTTCACATTTGGAATGGGATAATATAGTCAATGCTGGCTCATCTGATGATATTTTGGCTGAGTTTTACAGGTATGGTTAGATTTCTGTTCTATTCTGCAAAGCAACTAGATCAATCAGAATGCATGCAattgaatatattttcttagCATTTGGTCACTCAATAGTTTCCATGAATTTGCCATCAAAACTACTACCTTACACATCTTGTACAACTCCAGTAAATTGACTAGCCCCAAACTGTGATCAGCTACATCTGTTGTCCATTCTACTGTGGAGAAAACAGatgaaaagggagaaaaaaaaatagcttcCAATCCTATACAAAAGGACCGTTCCATGTATGTGCATAATTTCCATGTAAAGGCTTTTACCTTTCCTACTTTCTTGGTTACCATGGGAGTAGCCACCAAAATGCTGAAATGGCATACAGTTAGGACCACCCTACTTGGCCAGTGGCTACAAAACTGAGGCCCCGCtcttttccaaaagaaaatctGACCAAATTTAATCGTTCTATTAATAGCATATAGGTTAGGCCTCTTTGTGTTGAGCCCGGTTCTGTTTATGAAGACCCGGTTGATGACCCAACCCAACAAGGATCCATTGCattttttggtggattttcaATGAGCCTTTTTGACCCGTTTGGCTCTTGATCCGACCTGACCTGCTGTTTAGGGTTTACCATATATTGTACAATACCCTTGTACGGTCGCCACATTGTATCTTTGATTATCATCTGAAATAAAATCCTTTGCAGCTCCATAGACGTAGACACGTTGCCAAACCGCCTAAACCTTTGTGTCATGTGTGATTGATTccacttttgtttttgtttttctcttatcGTTCCTAATGGCTCCCTGCCTGATAATATTTGTAACTGTTGAGCAGAAATGTAGGATGATGCAAGGATcagtttatattttcttttgcagATATTGGTGTTTGAAAGAAGCATATGTCAAGGCCATAGGGAGCGGACTGGCATATGGGTTGGACAAAGTGGAGTTTCATAACACCAGATGGACGAGCATATCTGTTAAAATTAATGGGGAGGATGTGAAGGAGTGGAAATTTTGGCTTGTTGAGCTGGGAAAAAGACATTGGGTTAGTTTTCTTTCGTGTTTTAGCTTATATTCTTCATTGAAATCTTGGCTCAGTATGCTGTAACAATGCAGTAGTGGGACAATATGACATGAAAAGCTGACATGCATGATAAATTTTCATCAGAGTGAGAGATGCATTCGAAGCTGTATTTATTGAACTTAGGATGGCTCATGTTATTGGCTTCACTTGGTCTAACTACCACTGTATATATGTCAAAAGAGTTTGAAACTTTGATTTATGAACTAAAATTCCACATTTTCCATTAAGGATTGAAATTCTGCAC
This window contains:
- the LOC121241357 gene encoding L-aminoadipate-semialdehyde dehydrogenase-phosphopantetheinyl transferase-like, whose product is MERGVQRWVVDISKWEPSPHDFSSALSLLPQHEHFFITRFIRMEDRKRALVSRFLQYALVHELLGIPFDEITINRTVEGKPYLEYDKVGLEFPNFNFNVSHHGDFVAIASEPLCLVGLDIVSCVIPLKETVLDFVQNFSSYFSHLEWDNIVNAGSSDDILAEFYRYWCLKEAYVKAIGSGLAYGLDKVEFHNTRWTSISVKINGEDVKEWKFWLVELGKRHWVSIARGHPRSATESYKRTLKRSEFNNEDYHKGLHLPSVDFVFKTVEELILLMNSKRC